TTCGCATTGAGGACCTGCGGCCATGTGATGAGCGCCAAGGCGTTGAAGGAGGTGAAGTCGTCGTCTTGTTTGGTGTGTCATGAGGAGTTCAGTGAATTGgataagattgtgatcaatggGAGCGAGGAGGAGGTGGCGGTCCTGAGGGAGAGATTGGAGGAGGAGAGGGCAAAATTGCGAGATAAGAAGGCGAAGAAGGTGAAGAATGGGGAGGTGGTTGCTGGTGGAGAAGAAATTACTCAGTTAACTGGTGCTAAACGCGGCATTGAGGTAAAGGCTGTTGAGAAAGCCTCTGTTAAAGTTGATGAAAATGGGAAACTGAAAAATGGTGGACGTGGAGTGAATGGTGTGCCTTCTGATGGAGCGAAGAGGTTTAAGGCGACAGATATAGTCCCCCGTAATGCTACaaaggatgtttatgcatcgaTTTTTACGTCTTCGAGTAAAAGTGACTTCAAAGAGACGTATTCTTGCAGATCCCTCCCGCTTAATAGGAATTAGTTCTGGAAGGATCTGAAACTTGAGCACCCTTGATGAGTTGTCTTTGGCCAGTCTGGGTGTTTTATTATAAATCATGGTTCGCCATAGATGATTTAGTTGTTTGTTGATGTTGAGATTCTCTTACTGTGGAATTCTTTTGATGTTTACAATCAGATTGTCTCGTTGACGAACATTGTACCTAACCATGAAATGCAAGTAGTTTATTTATATTGagccatatatttttctttttatgaactTTACGAATATTATAAAGACTCTCTCACTCCTTACAGAATTCCCTGCAAATTATATGTTCTGTGTATGCTTTGGTTCTGTAGTCCATGAAGTCTTTTATAGAAGCATGGCTGTGTATAGTGTTCTTCTATATTATATCTTCTTGATATTGTTATGTCATAATTTCAGAGCTTGAAGCATGTAACTTCCCCAGGTTTGTGCATTATCTGTGTATATTATAGCGTCATTGGTAGGATAACTTTCTCCAATGTTACTCCTTAGCTATGTCTTAGGATGGGACTACCCTGCAAGGTGAAATACTACTTAGTCACTGATGGTGACCGTGAGTGAAAGGGTAAAAGCACCTGCATTTACAAGATGTGAAAACCTGTATGCAGAATGAGCCTGCAAGTTGTGATTGGTAAACAGAGCTGCAGTGAAAGTGAATGGTTGTTAAGTCAGTGATTTTAGTCCCAAACTCGGTGAGCTAACCATGAGTAGGTTGAAATTAGGGCAATACCTAGTGGAGGACCAAGCCATGGGTAGAACAAATTCCTCAGCTTCCACACATGTCAAAGAATGCATTGATTTCGCATTTGTTGACCAGTGGATCGGAGCGGAACTATGTGTGAccaattgacacaattataaaccAATTTCAGCCAAGGAAGATTCGTACCTGCTGTGTGCCATGATTCCTTAAGGGCTGGGATGTCTTGAAATGATCCCTTGGAGAAAGACTCCTATTACTGTGGATTACCAATATTGCTATGGGGAAGTGGTTTGTAACATTATGGCCCTTCTTTGCTATTTATGCCCTCAGAAATACTCTTAAGCTGACTGTCGAATTCGGGTTAGTTGTGCTATTTGGGACATCTGCTCTATGCACATGAGCTGAGTATTCTTTTAAAACTTTTTCTCAGTATATGATAGTATAATATCATGCAAGCTCGTGTTCCTGCAGCAGTTTTTGATGACTGTTTTACTTgctattattcatttttgttgtgGTCTTTGTTCTCTGCAATGGAAATAAAATTGAGGTTCTGTTCATTCGGTTTATGTATGTAAGATGTTTCTTAAGTCTCTTTAAAATTGTATATGTCAGTGTAGTTCATTCTTGTCAAGTTTGAATGTTCGAGTTGGAGTATTAATTGAGACAGGTTCAGGCTTCATAATGATCGACTCAATGGGATCGTGGGCTAATTGTGTAATTGACTTTGGATATGAATCATATGTTATATATTTCTTTGATGTTATCAAGATGAAGTATATACATGACTGTCAATTATTTGTGCACTTTTTAGATGTTCTTTCTTATGCTCAAATTCATTCGATCGTCCAGACTTCAACCATGATAGTGCAGATAGTTCTGGCACTAGCCCTTTCCCTGCtaccgttttctttttctatgccCTCACAGCTCCTAGGATTGGTAGGGTCCCTTCACCGTGCACAGGTTTAAGTATATGTAGTTGTCTTTTTGACTAATTGGCTTCATAGTGAATAGCTTCCTCTTTTCCGTATTATGGCTTGCTACTTTTTTGAAGACCTAATGGATTACAGAACTTTCTCAGCACATTGTTTTCAAGGGCTCATTGTTATCACAGGCAAAACAATGTCTCAAAATGGGCTGAAAATGATCCTATGGGGAGCTTTCACTTGCTCTATGATAGTTATTGGGCATGCAGAATCAACATTCAACAATGTCTTTTTGACTAATTGGCTTCATAGTGAATAGCTTCCTCTTTTCCGTTTTGCCATGTTATGGCTTGCTACCTTTTTGAAGACCTAATGGATTACAGAACTTTCTCAGCACATTGTTTTCAAGGGCTCATTGTTATCACAGGCAAAACAATGTCTCAAGATGGACTGAAAATGATCCTATGGGGAGCTTTCACTTGCTACTTTTTTGAAGACCTAATGGATTACAGAACTTTCTCAGCACATTGTTTTCAAGGGCTCATTGTTATCACAGGCAAAACAACGTCTCAAGATGGACTGAAAATGATCCTATGGGGAGCTTTCACTTGCTCTATGATAGTTATTGGGCATGCTGAATCAACATTCAAGAAGTTGACACCGGTTGCTTGGAGAAGTTTTGCTTAGAAACAAAGAGAAACTCGTGACCAGAACAggatgcataatgacctttgccaGACTGATGATCACCGAAGAAGAGTATGCAAATGTAGGAAGTCGCAGACATCCAGCCTCTGGTAATTGGCCATCTGATCCTTCAAGAAGTTTTCACTTGCTGTATGATAGTTATTGCTCACACTAAATCGACACTCGAGAAGTTACACTGGTTGCCTGGAGAAGTTTTGATTGGAAAGAAAGCGAAACTAGTGACTGGAACGGGATGCATAATGACTCTGTCGCAGATTGATGATCACTGAAGAAGAGTATGCAAATGTAGGAAGCTGCGGACATCTGGGCTCCCGGTAATCAGCCATCTGATTATGAGCTCATGCGCAGTCGCATGTAAACGGAGGATGCACAATTCGAAGCATGGCACGGTTTTCGGAGCTGGGTTCACGGATGCACTGAACTTGGACTTTGCATGACAGACCATCTCCATTTCTCCTCCTCTGTATTGACCATTATCTGGCAATAGCTGTTGTTGTTCGGGACTTGTAGCTGTCACGTTAGTGTGCTTGGTAAGGTCGTTGTTGCATTGGTACTCGTCGCGTGCGACTCTTTGGTTTCAACCATTCCAGCATTACACGATATTCACCCTCACTCTCACTGAGAGCATAGTTGCTTTTCTTAGAATAAGAACTCCTGTAGATTAGATTGAATATGGTCATGCACGACCACTCAAGTTTCGAATAGGTCAAGTGCAAAATGCTCAGCTTGAGGTACATAATTCCTGCAACAAAGGCTATCTATGTAGAGGCCGTTCAAATACGTTTTCATGAACTAAGcatattttacatgaaaataCTCTTTGGGAACATAAATTATGATCTCGAAAGCATAAATTCATTATATTTCATGATGAGAATgtgaatctctttattgggagAAGgcaactattttattttttatgctgaTCGAGTTAACTAAATGCTGTTTATAAAAGGTAAAGGATAGCAGCAAAAATGCATTGGTCATGCATTTTGTACCCCTCATTTTATATCATTACTTGAATAATGAGGGTGTGTTATTGCCTGCTCACCTTCCTAAGTTAGGTTTAAAGGTTCACCTAGGAAGGTTTTACAACAACTTAGAAGAGGTCTAGCCTCTCCGGGTATGTCTACCAATGCCTGTCCACGTTCTAAGGAGAGGTGGTGGGCTACTTGGATTCTCCCAAAACAATGCCACGGGAACACGGCACCTAACTCCCCCTACAGAGAGGGGCCGATGCCTATCAGTTGACTGCCTCCCCCATTGGAGACAGCCCCATCCTTTAGGAACAGGACATTAAGGGGTCAACCTCCTCTCGAAGCTTCTCCATTCTATTTTCCTGTAGGCCTTTTGAGGACTTGCTTAGGTCCGACTGTTTATAAAAGGTATAGGATAGCGGTAAAAATGCATTGGTTGTACATTTTGTACTCCTTACTTTATAGCATTACTTAGATAACCTTATCTTGAAAGAGTGATTATTGCGAACACTTCCGGTCTATCCAGCTATAATCGCTATGGCATTCAcaccgcttttttttttcccgcttTGCACACGCGCCTCGTTTCTCATCACAacacttttgataatttgaataAATCTTGCTAACAATTGCCTTTAAGACAAGCACCTTTAGAATATTAAATTAACTTAATCAAGACAttttgagaacaaaagaatTACGCGTTAATTTATTAACAGACAATGATTAACGAAAACCCTAAGGACACTCATTAAACACCTGTtcatggggaaaaaaaatatcttgCCATTCTCTCTTTCAGAATTGGAAGTGCTGTTACATCCAACAGTGAAATGACATTCAATCATGAAAAACCATGTTCCACAccttataataataaaaataataaaaaatttgagagagagggagaggcggcCCGGTCCGGTCTGGCAATATAAGAGAGAGGCATCACCCGACAACCACCGACTTATCTCCCCATACAGCCTTGAATCTCATGTCCTCCTCACGATGTGAGCACAGGAAGGCAGCCATTGCTCTCTGCAAGTGCCTTTGAGCCCTTCCTCTGCGAGCTCCTCCCATTCTCTACAGTCCGCCCTCAATCCAGGAATccaaaaaaaccataaaaaaaaaaagacgcaGTTTTTATCGCCTGTCGAACAGAAAAAACCCCCTCCAACAACAAGATTTTCCCCTTCAAAAAGTCAAGAATCGTTTCCCACCCCgacagaaataaaaaagaaaaaaaaaaaaaacgtccaGATCCCATTTGGGAGCTCCTCGGTCGCGACCCTTTTGGTGATTCCTCGTGCGCCCACGAAGGGTCCTCGGCTCGAATATCCTCAGGTAAAGATCTTTGTCCAATTGGGTGTTTCTCCTTTGTCGGGTCCTTTCTCAAGTTCTTGCCTTGAGATGGGTATGCGTGTGGGGGTGGTGATGgcttcttttgattttctgggTTTGTGTTTTGTTGTGACGCAGATTCTGGGTTATCGTTGTCTTTCGGATCGGGTTTGGTATATTGGGCGCATTGGGAGGACgggaaaaattcaagaatgtcCGTTCTGTCGAAAAGCGATTCTGTTGAGATTAGGGAGGTTTGGGAATACAATCTGGAAGACGAGTTTTCGTTCATTCGCGAGATCGTGGATGATTATCCCTACATTGCCATGGACACCGAGTTCCCTGGGATGGTCCTTCGCCCGGTGGGGAATTTCAAGAGCAGCTCCGAGTATAATTACCAGACCCTTAAGGCCAATGTCGATCTTTTGAAGCTAATCCAGTTGGGCCTGACCTTCGCGGATGAGAAGGGAAATCTCCCGACCTGCGGAACCGATAAATACTACGTGTGGCAATTCAATTTCCGCGAGTTCAATTTGAATGAGGATGTTTATGCTCATGACTCGATCGACTTGTTATCTCAAAGTGGGATCAACTTCAAGAAGAACAACGAGGTGGGCGTCGATGCTCGTCGCTTCAGCGAGCTATTGATGTCGTCCGGGATAGTGTTGAACGATACTGTTCACTGGGTCACATTCCACAGCGGGTATGACTTCGGGTACTTGCTTAAGGTGCTGACCTGCCAGAGTCTGCCGAGTACACAGTCCGGGTTCTTTGATCTGATTAAGATGTACTTCCCCGTGCTTTACGATATCAAGCATTTGATGAAGTTTTGCAATAGCCTTCATGGGGGTTTGAATAAGGTTGCCGAGTTGTTGGAAGTGGAACGGGTTGGCATATGTCATCAAGCGGGTTCTGATAGTTTGCTCACTTGCTCCACTTTCATGAAACTGAAGGAGAACTTCTTTAATGGCTCGCCTGAGAAGTATGCTGGGGTTTTGTATGGTCTGGGTGTTGAGAATGGACAAAATGGTTACTaagatgaggaaaaaaaatagtatctgaaataaaaatttaaaatataaaatttctctGCCAGATTGTGTGTTCCCCGTTcacatcattcttttttttttttttttttttttttgggcacaGTATGGTCGATTGGATTTTTGGTCACTCTCCAGGATTGACGTGGTACATAGTTTGAAGTCCTTGAGAATGTTAGCAAGTAGTGAGGATAGGAGAATAGCCATGTTTACCTAGGAAACGGCATTTATACTTCTCATTTTGCTTTACATCGAAACATTGCAGACAAGATGACTGACCTTTGTTGTGttttagagcttgtcttgaaggATGAACCTTATAGTGCACAGAATCTGAGGGTGCATGCTTGCGCGCAGGATGCACGCACACATGGCGCAGACATAATACTCACTCACTGCATGCGCATCTCCTTTTGTATCGACTACTTTTGGGTCATTTGACTATACCTTGCAATGTCACCCATTATGCCTTGATCTATAATTTTAATTAGTATTAATGCTAGGTTAGGACATGGGCGTGACCCGGGGAGGGTTCGCCTGTAGCAACATCCAGTAGGTCTGGTTCAATTCCCGCCTGCTTCCTCTCCTGCGTTACCTAGGAAGAGAAAAGCTATATTGTTTAGTTCGTGGCCCGTgaagttcttttttcttcttttccattcgGATCATTGCTATGTGACTTAAGGCTTAATCATGTTAGGTGTTCAGTTTCTCGGTCTGTCTTTGTGTCCCAGCTCCTTCTACTGTGTTATCCATATGCTCCTCAAATATTGGTATGGATATTTAGCTAATGCCAGGTCTTTATTTGGAGCaggttttgttcttttatgcCTGAATCACACATTTCTCAGCACATCTCCttgtcttttctgtttttaatgTCTAATTTGGTCTGGAAGTGGTGTCGAATCATCATGCAGTCATGATATGCTGATTTATATTCTGAGCAGACGACCTACACTGCTTAAAGAAATTTCCCATGTCTtgtatattattaaattttaccaacTGTGACCTGGAACTTTGGATATCATAGTAGTGCAGCAGGTAGATCTTGTGCAACAAATTATTGGCTTATGTTGCAACTTTCTGCTACTCCGGCATCCTCCGTTATATTGTCTCCTGGTAAAAGTTTAGTTCTTTTAGTTTGATGTTGTTGCAATGGGTGAGCTACTGGCTTTTACAAACTGATGGCCATTTGTATCTACTCCAATGTTCAGCATTTGCCATTTGCCATTTGTCATTTGCGTCCTGGTTGAAAAAGATGTTCAGCATTATGAAAACGTGTTTGTAAGCAATAGGTAGGATGATGATCATCCCCTTGATTTGTGAGGATAAATTCTGTAGGATTAGTTATGGCTGATCTTGAGACTACTGAGTTATGATATACAGTTACACATTTGTCTCTACCTTGGGTAGCATTTAAATTGGCTTTGGCTTGGCATATTAAGTAGATGACTATGGAATTTAATCTAATTTGCAGTTGAAAGCCAGAAAGAAACCGTGTCAAGAgtcatgttttcttttggtaaataCTATTCCTTTCTAGCAGCAAGTGAATAAAAATTAGCAATTCAGTTCTTATTTGGGAGGGACTTATAGATGCCAACGACGGAGTAGACATTCTTCGGAGCTGTTCCAATGTCAGTTGACAAGCTTAAATGATGTATCGAGCCGATGGAATCTCTGAAGTCATCAGGGGTCCTCttcttctgtttcttcttcGCACTTTGATGTAATAGGTTGCTTTGCATATCAACTTGGGTTTCTGGCTCTGCAAGTCGCATGAAATAGGCCGAGTTTTGGAAAAGTTATTAGGCGACCAAGGTACTTGAGTCGGGATCGACCATATAGTTTGCTCGAACAGAGAGACATTGGCCTTTGCTAGAAGGGGATAAACAGCAGCCTTTGGGCCGTTCATGTGCTTAGGAAGGAGCAAGGCGACCCGAGCGGGCACCTGTCAtgcaattcaaaatttaaaccacTCATCGCTGCTACTGTCGGATTTGCTCCATAAGTTGACTTCCAGCCTTAACATGTCGAAACAGTCTTAAACATTTGCCAAACGAAATCAGAGATCGTGCCACATCGGGTCAAATTGGGTGCCCGGTCTTTTCAAAAGGTTAGACCTAACGGGCTTAATCGATGCGGAACACACGGGAATTTCCAGTTTCTGGATAGACGATTTGGATGACTGCGTGATCAAATCGCATCTCAGAACCCATCTTAATCTCCGATTATCCTCCTAAATGTACGTGATTTCCGTTCCAAGTTCCTACCTTCCAAATCTACAAACcaatggagaaaaatctttCAACCCAGCTACGCAACCCACGAAACTGACCAAAACGCCATCGATCCTCCTCATGGGTCGGGCAAAGATAGCGGGGCGAGACGAAGGGCATAGTGGGAAAGAACGGGAAAAGATCTCCTGCCATAAATTGGCAGCGCCATGGCCGAAAacgagagaggaggaaggaggggttAGGACTAGGGTTTCGGCACACGCGCTCCAGAGCTCCGAATGAGgctccaagaagaagaagaagaggaaagccTGTGATTTCCGCTCGACCCTCTACCCGAACCAacccctccatctctctctctctctctttctctctctctctcgctcgctcgttCGCGCTCTGCAAGTCCATGCCGGGATCTTCTTGGCTGGacttgtactctctctctctctctctgtgctggGTTGTGGGGGTGTGTGTATGTGATGACTGATGGATATATACATATAtctgttctctttcttttcctttttcttttgttctctcgAAATCGCCCCCCGCACCCGCAAGGCGCGGATCGAACGCCGCGACCTCCGACCCGAACCCCCCACGTTATATCTTCTGAGGCTGTGATGATCGATCGCGTTCGCTTTCGCTCAAGTTTGGAAGGAGAGCGCGCGCGTGTGCCAGAGGAAAAGGTCGGGTCGGTGCGCACCTGGAGGGGCCGAGCGAGACCCGCATTGCTCGCCGTGGCGGGGCGACCCCGGACGGCCGGCGAGCCTCTGTTTTCGCCGGCAACCGGCGTTCGCAGCCACGGCGGGGGACTTCCTGCTCGCTCTCTCTCGTCCCTTGCGGTGGTCGGCATTCGACCCGAGTCCCAAACTTGATCTGAGCCTAATGCACGATCCTTACCCACCTCTCCGTATTCGCGTTCTCAAAAACCCATTTTTCGTTTCGATTAATTTCTCCATGCTTTGGCTTTCATCGTCTGTTCTTTTGTGTTCACTGAGCTTGGTGCAGAAGCCATTGATGGGGGAAGAAGTTCCAGCTAAGGAGGCAGGAGCGTGGAGACAGGCTCTGGGGGAGCTCGAGGGACAGAAGATCGATGCGACATCGTAAGCCTCACAAGGCCTTAATTTAAGAGAAAACAGTAGAATTTGTCCAATCTTTGCACATTTGTGTCGTTTCTGGTTGAAAAGAAAGTGTCTTGTATACGATTTATTCACGACGGTgctcccgaaaaaaaaaaatgcagtcTTTTCATCGTATTCCCTTGGCAATATACATGAATCGGCCAGAATGCCCTCCTGCCCAAGGCCTGGTCTCGAATGTTGATTTATGGTACAACGCACTGGCGAACTAAGAGAATGTTTAGTGGCGAGGAGCATTGCGCCTGCAGGTTGGGTCCAATCCAATTCATGAACTGAAATGCACGTACAAATGTTGGGGCTCGTCCGCCCATTTACCCTTTGGGCTTGAGAGAGGCCTATCGGGCATCCTCTCTATGGATCATTTCCGAGGACAAAAGTCAAACTTTGAAGGGATAGTGACATGAACAGTCAATCAAATTTTGTTCAATATGTAatgctttttctgaattttaatctatgcaTTTATAAATTTTGGTTCAATATGTAATCTCACCTCTAGACTTCCAATTTGTCCAATATAGTTCATGTTATAGTGTCCATGGAACCATTGGATCAAATTTTAAGGAACATATTGGACAATTAAAATgtcacattgcacattaaaatttatggatcattcACTGTCATCTtttcaaattagaaagaaaaggcCAGAAGAACAACTAAGCACGGTAGCTCAATAACAAGGAAAATGGGTCATCTatctttttcaagaaagcaTCTTCCTCGTTTCTTTTCTCCATCCTAGGAAAGCTTGTGTGacattaccaaacggcttaTCTAATCCCATGTGATTTTCTCATATTATTTCTCCCcaacttttccttttacttttcacAAAGCCTAAAGCAAACGGATATTCTTTCATCCACTTattttacccaatttttctcCTGTCCATTTTTGCCCTACACCGCAGCACGGGCTAATGTCCTATCaacagataaaaagaagaggTCAGCTACCATCAGAAGAGGGGTAAAATAGTAAAAGAACCTCCCACCAAGGCACTTACTGCCTGAGATATAAAATCCAGCTTTAGGGTTTCGGTCTCCTCCATCACTCATTAGTTTAAGAATGAGGCTCTGCCTCCCGGAGAGGCTCTCAGGGTGTCCCGGCGGCCGTTGCCGCCTCTCCGGTCGACGGCGGAGCCGGTGATTTCGCCCGCGCCCTTCGCGGACGCGCTCATCTTTTCTGAAACAGCCGctccttccaaaaaaaaaaaaaaaagaacaagaacacaaaAGGGAAATTACCAcgaaaaagtcctaaacctaaaccctcgTCCCAGCGACGACGATGCTGCTTCTGTTTTCTGATCTTGAACTGACCCTCCTCGAGTTCGCACGCCCGCACAGCGATGCACCGATGGCGATGCCTGCCCGATCTTTCCCAGCTTTGCTGGCGAAGCGGTCGGCGGTAAGGCGCtgagataaaaaaaagaggCGATGACGAGATGCGAGTTACGGAAATGTGAAAGTAACAGGCATTGAGAACCGACCGTATCTTGGCGGGGCGGCCATAGCCGGCACGCAGCCATGGCGGGGTTCCTCCTACATTTGCCTGATCAAAGGCGAATCTgagcctcctctctctctctctctctctttctcttccacGATTCTTCCCCTggttttctttctccctttctttggTTCTGAGTTCTGGTTTTCCCATTTGATGATGATTTCTCTTGcgttttcctaaaaaaaaacgGGTTTTTTGggttaggaaaatgaaaaggaaacccTTTTTCAACCCTCagtgtttgattttcttcattttttggccgtttttttttttttttttgtgcgtttTTATCGTATTTGTTGCAGCAGCAGATAAATTGGTTAAAAATTAAGAGATTTTCTCTAACGAAAATGAGaaaatcatggaaaaaaaaggaataagagaTTTGAGCTGGTTTGGAATTGAGACCGGTCGGACCCGGGTCATCGATAATGAAATCAGCGAACCGGTTGGACCGGGGTAAAATGGGAAAGAAATTCCACGAGATAAAAGCCAAGAGGCGAGAGGAGCAGCCTCAGGGTCTGGTGTTGAACTTTTTGAGATCGCGAGAATGAGGCTTTGCCTCCCGGAGAGGCTACTGGGAGTCCCGGCGGCGGTTGCCGCCTCTCCGGTCGACGGCGGAGCCGATGATTCCGCCGGCCCACGACGGCGATCGTGCCTTGGGCGCACGTTTTCGCCCGTCCGAAACAGCCGCTCTGCGAAACAAAGAGAAATGAACTGAAACAACGGCGGTGCCACGGCTGCTTCCCGATCCGATCCGATCGCATCTCCGTCTCCatggtcgccgccgccgccgccgccgccaccgccaccgccaccgcctaaCACCAACTCCAAAACCACGACTCCGATCTCCGCAGATTCTGGGTTTGctagaaaatagagaaaatggGTAAAGTGAAGAGGCTGTGACGAAATGCGGGGCGAGAGAAATGAAAGTGTGACAGGCGCTGAGAACCGACCGTATCTTGGCGGGGCGGCCAGAGTCGGCCGCAGCCATGGCGGGGTTCCTTTTTGTATTTTGCCTGATCACTGAACGGATCCGAGCCTCTCTCTATCTTCACGAATTTCCTcctaaatttgcaaaattttttttttttttcgttctttttggTTGATGATTTGGCTCTACTGCAgagttttcttgtttctctattgtaaaaagagaaaaaaatttgtttctttgccTATTTAATCTTGCCTGCAGATCGCCCAgttctttgaaattttcatcCTCTGTTCTCCaagatttttatatatatatttctcacGGTAAATATAGtcac
This genomic stretch from Eucalyptus grandis isolate ANBG69807.140 chromosome 3, ASM1654582v1, whole genome shotgun sequence harbors:
- the LOC104437559 gene encoding probable CCR4-associated factor 1 homolog 7, whose amino-acid sequence is MSVLSKSDSVEIREVWEYNLEDEFSFIREIVDDYPYIAMDTEFPGMVLRPVGNFKSSSEYNYQTLKANVDLLKLIQLGLTFADEKGNLPTCGTDKYYVWQFNFREFNLNEDVYAHDSIDLLSQSGINFKKNNEVGVDARRFSELLMSSGIVLNDTVHWVTFHSGYDFGYLLKVLTCQSLPSTQSGFFDLIKMYFPVLYDIKHLMKFCNSLHGGLNKVAELLEVERVGICHQAGSDSLLTCSTFMKLKENFFNGSPEKYAGVLYGLGVENGQNGY